In Marinitoga hydrogenitolerans DSM 16785, the genomic window AATTCTTCTCCTCCTAATCTTCCTATTAAATCATAAAATCTAACTTTTTTTCTAATTAAATTAATTGTATCCCTCAAAACTTCATCTCCAGCATCATGACCGTATTTGTCGTTCACATTTTTAAAATTATCAAAATCAAGCATTGAAACTACAAATTTTTTATTTTCTCTTTTTGACCTTTCAATCTCTTTTTTTAACAAATCTGTAATAGCTCTTCTATTATAAACACCCGTTAAATAATCAATTAGAGATAATCTCTCCAATTCTTTTATTCTTTTTACTTTTTCCAATCCAATTTTAACTCTATAATTAAGTTCTTCTGGATTAACTGGAGCTAAAATAAAATCATCTACTTCAAGAATTTTTTCATCTAATTTTTTTGTAACTAATATTGTATATACATTATCTATCTTTTTTTTTGAAACAATAATATTGGCAGAATTTATTTCTGCATCATTGTCAAAAATAGTATATTCGAATTTTAATTTTTTTAAATCTTTCTCTTTTATTAAACCTTTTTCTATAGCAATCATAATTTTATTATATCATAAATCTATCCATATTTTACAATTAAATTATTTATTTTTAATCATTCCATGAGTTTCATTTAATTCATTTTTTTGCATCATCAAATAGCTTAAATATTGCTTTACATAAAATTTACATTAATTTGTTGATTTTTTTTTTGCTAAAATTATTTTGAATTAAATAACTATATGTAATAACTTCAAAAATTGTTTCTCTAAAATTTTAAAATAGGAGGATTGTATGTATATTAACAATGGTATTTCTCATGACTCTAGTGATTATTGGAAACAATATAATATGGAATTGCATGATGAAGTAACAGTGTATAATATATAATGTATATTATAATGTTATATCTCCAGATTTTACCAATCCAAATAAAAACATTACAGTGGTATTTAAACAAAATACAAAAAATTTTTTAGGATTATATAATATTGATTTTTATATAGCAGGATACGAAATTTTTTCAACTAAAATAGAATTTAAAAAAGTATTAAATACTTATTGAGGTGATTGATATAAAAAAAATAATTCCACTAAATATAAAGGATTTTTTATACTTTGTTATTTTTGATTGCTTTTATTTTTGGTATATTCTACCTACTTTTGGAACTTCTAAACGTATTTTTAGTTATAAGTATCCCTCAATTTTTTCTATGGGGTTTGTTTTTACTTGTATAATGATTATAATAATTGCAATAATTAGAGAAATATGTATCTTTAAAGAAAGAGAAAAAAGAAAATATATATATTTTTTAACCTCAATCCTTTTATATATAGTTGTAATATATATTTATGCATATTTTATGAATTTTACTTTCAAACAGTTTATAGATATTTTATATTTTAAAATTTCAATAGATCATTTTGTTATAGGTATTGTAGTTAAATATACAGTAAAACATTTAAAAAAAAATAAAGAATAAAAAATCCACATCTGATGATGTGGATTAAGAGTTTTTTATTGTCTTATGAGCTTCCTGTAATTCATTATGAATAATTTTTTTAGCATCATCAAATAGTTTAAATATACTTTTATATTTAATTTCGCAAAAAACAACATTTCCTTCTTTTTCCTTTTTTATGATTCCAGAATTTTCTAAAATTTTAAGGTGTTGAGAAACACTTGACTGAGTTAGTGATAATTCTTCAGAAATATCAATAACATTACATTTTTTTTCATTTAATAATTTTAATATTCTTAACCGTGTAGGGTGTGATAATGCCTTAAATATTTCAGCGACCAATACGCAATCGTCCATAATATTACTCTCCATCGTTTATAAATTTTTGTTTATACCATAATAAGTATAAAGTATTAACTTTACGATAGTTTCAAAACCAAATTAAAAAATTAGTTTTATTTGATTTTTCTTGCCTCTATAATTCCATGAGCTGTTGCATGCACAATACTTCTCGTATGACCTGAACAATCCCCTATAAATTTAAGATTTTCAAATAAATTGTTATTTAATTTTTTACCATAAAATTTTACTTCAACACCATATAAAAGATTTTCTTCATCAGCGATACCTGGTATAATTTGATTTAAATTATCTATAAATTCTATTAAAGATATAGATGTTTTACTTGGAAATACTAGATTCAAATCGCCTAAAACATATTCATTATTACTTAATGTTGGAAAAACTTTCCATAATTTTTTGGTTCTTTTTCCTTTTTTAAAATCTCCATATGTTTGAAGTATAACTTTATTACCTCCAGCTAAAATATTAGAAAGCTTAGCAATATATGATCCATAACCATTTGGGTCGTTAAATGGTTTAGTAAAAGAGTGCGTTACCAAAATTGCAAAATTAGTATTTGTAGATTTTTGATCATGTATTGCATGTCCATTCACAGTTATAAAATCTACATATTTTTCTGTCACAACATACCCAGACGGATTATTACAAAATGTTCTTACTAATTGCCCATTAGATGACTTAAATTTAACTTTAAATTCATATAAAGCTTCATTTAATTCTTTAACTACAATATCTGGTAATTCAAATCTTACACCTAAATCCACTTTCGTGTTAGATAATATTATGTCGGGATATTTTTTCGTTAAAGTGTCAATTAATTTAAAACCACTGCGTCCTACTGCAACATAAACCTTATCAAAATAATCTTTTAGCTCAGATCTAGTTTCTCTATCTATATATTCAATTAATATTTTCTCTTGTACATCAATATTTTTCACAAAAGAATTAAATTTAAAATTAACACCTTTTTTTATAAATTCAT contains:
- a CDS encoding NAD(P)/FAD-dependent oxidoreductase, producing the protein MRIAVIGFGAATVGFLKEIDTTKNEVIVFEMNKDIFSSSISGIRADGKLFVSSEMGGDLEEILFDKKLQKEIVNYYSELSETEPEVGSRENIEELQKRFFINGFKLVESEFFHIGTDKLKTFLKNAHNEFIKKGVNFKFNSFVKNIDVQEKILIEYIDRETRSELKDYFDKVYVAVGRSGFKLIDTLTKKYPDIILSNTKVDLGVRFELPDIVVKELNEALYEFKVKFKSSNGQLVRTFCNNPSGYVVTEKYVDFITVNGHAIHDQKSTNTNFAILVTHSFTKPFNDPNGYGSYIAKLSNILAGGNKVILQTYGDFKKGKRTKKLWKVFPTLSNNEYVLGDLNLVFPSKTSISLIEFIDNLNQIIPGIADEENLLYGVEVKFYGKKLNNNLFENLKFIGDCSGHTRSIVHATAHGIIEARKIK
- a CDS encoding ArsR/SmtB family transcription factor, translated to MDDCVLVAEIFKALSHPTRLRILKLLNEKKCNVIDISEELSLTQSSVSQHLKILENSGIIKKEKEGNVVFCEIKYKSIFKLFDDAKKIIHNELQEAHKTIKNS
- a CDS encoding GGDEF domain-containing protein, with amino-acid sequence MIAIEKGLIKEKDLKKLKFEYTIFDNDAEINSANIIVSKKKIDNVYTILVTKKLDEKILEVDDFILAPVNPEELNYRVKIGLEKVKRIKELERLSLIDYLTGVYNRRAITDLLKKEIERSKRENKKFVVSMLDFDNFKNVNDKYGHDAGDEVLRDTINLIRKKVRFYDLIGRLGGEEFLIILSNITKENALKVSERIRKAIEDNTVCINGYKIKITVSQGLALFDGNKNIDQLIKEADLALYEAKEKGKNKVVFFNNN